CGTTGCAATTCAAGCAAACGACGACGAGAAACAACGATATTGCGTTTGTCGTACTGAGTGATCAAGAAATCAAATTTCTTACCCACATATTCGTTAGCATCAGTGGTAAATTTCATATCAATCTGGCTGATAGGACAAAAAGCCGTTTTACCTTGAACAGAAACACGGAATCCACCGTTGCAAGTCTCTGTCACACGACCTTCAACAGGAAGTTCCATATCAAATGCATCTTCCAAGTTATCAGTGGTAGCACCCTTAGCACCTTTTTTAGCAAGACGAATCTCGCCACCTTTAAGGGCCGTAACCACGCAATCAATAACATCACCAACTTTGTATTTAACTTCTTTATTCTCATCCAAAAGATCACGAGTAAAAAGCATCCCATCCACCGGAGTACCCGTAGAAATGAACGCCTCTTCACGACCAATAGAAAGAATCTCTCCACGAACTTCATCACCAACACGAAGTTTACGATCTAAGCCCTTTTCAGATTGAGCAAACATCTGCTCAAAACTCTCAAAGCTCTTTGATTCTTCAATATCATCACCAAAAATATCTTTTTTGCTCATATCTAAATTCCCTTAAAAGAAAATAAAAATCTAAAAAACCAATTTCCTAGAGCGTCGACGAAGTCGACCCAAAAACCACGCCGTCGTTCGTCCAAACCCACAGTAGTTCGCTAACTAGTCCTCGGAAGGCTTCGTAGCTGGCTTAGAGTGTCTGGCACGAAGAGCGCCTTTGCCGGCGCCTGGATGGCGCGAACCGCAGCTTTGCTGCGGCGGCAACTGAGCCCGGAAGGCGTGCGCTCGCAGTGGCAGATACTCTAAGCCAGCTACGAAGCCTTCCGACCGGACGAGTTAAGCACAACCTACAGTGGTTCCGCAGTTTGGACAACGATAACAGCCGCTTGTTAGCACCGTGTCGCTGCCACATTCTGGGCATTTCATCGTAAAGTTAGGTACAAAACCCTCTTGGGGCTTAGTCGTCTTGCGCATGTTTAAGGGTTGGCTTTGCTTGCTGCCGTCGCGGTACACCGCAACCGCCTTCACCCCTAGCTTCCAGGCAAGAAAATAGATGTTACCGATTTCCTCTTCTGTCGCTGTATTAGGCAGATTCACCGTCTTAGAAATTGCTCCGCTAATAAACGGTTGCACTGCTGCCATCATTTTCACGTGGCTTTCCGCTGATAACACCCTTTGGCCAATGACTCCAGTGGCACAATCAAACACAGGCAGGTCTTCGTTACGGATCTGCTCACAACCCATCAACGTATTGTGCTCTTCAATATACTTCGTGATCGCAGTGATTTCTTGAGGCGAATAATTCAAGGTCCGTAAAGCCTCAGAAACTGCGTTATTAACAATTTGTATTTCCCCACCACCTGAAAGCTTTTTGAATTTCACGAGGGAAAAATCAGGCTCAATGCCCGTGGTATCACAGTCCATCAATAGGCCAATGGTCCCTGTTGGAGCGATCACTGTGGCTTGAGCATTTCTAAACCCATGTTGGCCGCCGTTATAAACGACCCCTTTCCACAAGTTCTTCGCCGCTTTTTCTAAGCCCTCTGGTAAAAGGCTCCAGTCGATTTTTCCGACGGCTTGGGCATGCATTTTCATTACTTTTAACATCGGAGCACGATTTTTTTTAAATCCTGCAAAGGAACCCTTTGCTCGCGCCATTTCAGCACTGGTTAGGTAGGCAACACCAGATAAAAGTGCTGATAAAGCTCCAGCCCATGCTCTGCCTTCATCGCTATCATAGGCAATACCTTTTCGCATTAATAAGCTGCCAAGATTCGCAAACCCCAAACCTAGGGGGCGATAGTCATGGGAGTTCCGTGCAATCTCTTCAGTTGGATAACTTGCGTAATCAACTAAAACTTCCTGAGCAACAAACAGAGTTCTTGCTGTATGAATGAAAGATTCAAAATCGTAACTGCCATCTTCATTTAAGAACTTCACAAGATTGATTGAAGACAGATTGCACGCAGAATCATCTAGAAACATATATTCAGAACACGGGTTGCTTGAATTGATCTGATCGGTGTTCGGGCAAGTATGCCATTTATTAATCGTCGAATGAAATTGCACTCCCGGATCGGCGCACACCCAAGCCGAGTGAGTGATTTTTTTCCACACTTCTGCTGCGGGAATGGTTCGAATCGTTTTGCGCGAAGCCCTTGCAATCAGTTTCCAGTCCTTGCGAGCATCCACGGCTTTCATAAAGGCATCAGTCACTCGAACTGAGTTATTTGAGTTTTGACCAGAAACAGTCCGATAAGCTTCACCTTCAAACTCGGAACTTAAACCCGCTGCAATTAGCATGTGGGCTTTTTGTTCTTCGCGCATTTTCCAATCAATGAAATCTAAAACTTCAGGATGATCGATATCAACGACCACCATTTTAGCAGCCCGGCGTGTGGTACCGCCCGATTTAATCGCGCCAGCACCTTTATCTAAAACTTCTAAAAAGGAAATCAAACCAGAACTCATTCCGCCCGCACCCGTCATTTCAAAACGACTTCGGATTTTTGAAAAGTTGCTGCCAGTTCCAGAACCGTATTTAAAAAGTTTTGCTTCGGTTTTTGCTAACTCGAAAATCCCTTCGATGGAATCATCCGCACTTTGAATAAAGCAGGCTGAACACTGCGGGCGCTCATAGGCGTTCTGGGTCGCAATGATCGTTTTCTTCTTTTCATCCCACGCGAAATGTTCACTTGGCGATTTGATTTTATAAGACTCCCACAGGCCCGCA
This is a stretch of genomic DNA from Bdellovibrio reynosensis. It encodes these proteins:
- a CDS encoding vitamin B12-dependent ribonucleotide reductase is translated as MFVRSTSLVGKPSNTYNSSMKKKALHSPSYFVPSGENPERMFAWKKYDCEIRNRKGEVFFSMKNVEAPAHWSQLAVDIAASKYFRKLGVPKTGHEKSVRQLTERVVKAVTASALSQGGYFANKKDAEIFAKELKYILLSQRGAFNSPVWFNAGLWESYKIKSPSEHFAWDEKKKTIIATQNAYERPQCSACFIQSADDSIEGIFELAKTEAKLFKYGSGTGSNFSKIRSRFEMTGAGGMSSGLISFLEVLDKGAGAIKSGGTTRRAAKMVVVDIDHPEVLDFIDWKMREEQKAHMLIAAGLSSEFEGEAYRTVSGQNSNNSVRVTDAFMKAVDARKDWKLIARASRKTIRTIPAAEVWKKITHSAWVCADPGVQFHSTINKWHTCPNTDQINSSNPCSEYMFLDDSACNLSSINLVKFLNEDGSYDFESFIHTARTLFVAQEVLVDYASYPTEEIARNSHDYRPLGLGFANLGSLLMRKGIAYDSDEGRAWAGALSALLSGVAYLTSAEMARAKGSFAGFKKNRAPMLKVMKMHAQAVGKIDWSLLPEGLEKAAKNLWKGVVYNGGQHGFRNAQATVIAPTGTIGLLMDCDTTGIEPDFSLVKFKKLSGGGEIQIVNNAVSEALRTLNYSPQEITAITKYIEEHNTLMGCEQIRNEDLPVFDCATGVIGQRVLSAESHVKMMAAVQPFISGAISKTVNLPNTATEEEIGNIYFLAWKLGVKAVAVYRDGSKQSQPLNMRKTTKPQEGFVPNFTMKCPECGSDTVLTSGCYRCPNCGTTVGCA